Proteins found in one Zea mays cultivar B73 chromosome 1, Zm-B73-REFERENCE-NAM-5.0, whole genome shotgun sequence genomic segment:
- the LOC100277064 gene encoding uncharacterized protein LOC100277064, with the protein MGKHLPAAATAAAAAAVRSYARSLRVPSDTAASAGRADKTPSAPLDTPRKSAAAAAAASSGRAEVRDLAAACGLEADERVPLAEVVSDCTRRWFQDALKEARAGDITMQVLVGQMYRSGYGVNKNEHKARVWMEKASRYRSTVWKVSNKRPGYNASDSDSGTDDAKETCK; encoded by the exons ATGGGCAAGCACCTAcctgccgccgccaccgccgccgccgccgccgcggttcGCTCGTACGCCCGCAGCCTTCGCGTCCCATCCGATACCGCCGCATCCGCCGGGAGGGCAGATAAGACGCCGTCTGCCCCGCTGGATACGCCCAGGAAATccgctgccgccgctgccgcgGCCAGCTCCGGGCGGGCCGAGGTGCGGGATTTGGCGGCGGCGTGCGGGCTAGAGGCGGACGAGAGGGTTCCGCTCGCGGAGGTGGTGTCGGACTGCACGAGGCGGTGGTTCCAGGACGCACTCAAGGAGGCGCGCGCCGGCGACATCACCATGCAGGTGCTCGTCGGCCAGATGTACCGCAGCGGATACGGTGTCAACAAGAACGAGCACAAG GCAAGAGTTTGGATGGAGAAAGCATCAAGATATCGGTCTACAGTATGGAAAGTTAGCAATAAACGTCCAG GGTACAATGCCAGTGACTCGGACTCAGGCACAGATGATGCTAAGGAAACATGCAAATAA